The Polypterus senegalus isolate Bchr_013 chromosome 1, ASM1683550v1, whole genome shotgun sequence genome includes a window with the following:
- the LOC120535969 gene encoding leucine-rich repeat-containing protein 10B produces MGNAGGKQRTSTEQEEELPPDVEEQLNSGDNMLDLSFKKLKYLPTGLCRFSHLEKLYISNNRLRELPPEFHELENLRILALDFNKLDDVPSMVCHMGHITRLYLGSNRLMSLPAEFRNLQNLRCLWMENNYFQMFPKQLFDLPNLKSLQMGDNRLKTLPEDLTRMSSLRGLWLYGNRFEEFPRILLKMEYLEIIDVDRNKISQFPNLSHLHHLKLFSYDHNPAKVTPKVCETCIPVGNGAEEVLAARAQIREEAETAADAAEGDVRQECVPVIHGILKNGNSSSGAAEESTKNSITAFEEPGEEEEEAEEEEVLESEELEGEEEAQQS; encoded by the coding sequence ATGGGGAACGCAGGAGGGAAACAGAGGACTTCCACGGAACAAGAGGAAGAATTGCCCCCGGACGTGGAGGAACAACTTAATAGTGGAGATAATATGTTGGACCTcagttttaaaaagttaaagtaCCTGCCCACTGGCCTCTGTAGGTTCTCCCATTTGGAAAAGCTGTATATTAGCAACAACAGACTTAGGGAATTGCCACCAGAATTCCACGAGCTGGAGAACCTGCGCATTCTGGCCCTGGATTTCAACAAGCTGGATGATGTACCCAGTATGGTATGTCACATGGGGCATATCACCCGATTGTACCTGGGGAGCAATCGTCTAATGAGCCTCCCTGCCGAGTTCAGAAACTTGCAAAACCTGCGCTGTTTGTGGATGGAGAACAATTATTTCCAGATGTTTCCAAAGCAGCTTTTTGACTTACCAAACCTAAAGTCGTTACAGATGGGGGACAACCGCCTAAAAACCTTGCCAGAAGACCTCACACGTATGTCCTCACTGAGGGGTCTATGGCTATATGGGAACCGTTTTGAAGAGTTCCCACGCATCCTGCTGAAAATGGAGTATCTAGAAATCATTGATGTGGACCGCAACAAAATTTCACAGTTTCCGAACCTTAGTCACCTGCATCATCTGAAGCTGTTCTCCTATGATCACAATCCAGCGAAAGTCACACCAAAAGTATGTGAAACTTGCATTCCAGTTGGGAATGGTGCTGAAGAAGTCTTGGCAGCACGTGCCCAAATCAGAGAGGAAGCTGAAACAGCTGCTGATGCAGCTGAAGGAGATGTTAGACAAGAGTGTGTGCCAGTCATACATGGCATTCTGAAGAATGGTAATTCATCCTCTGGCGCTGCAGAAGAGTCCACCAAAAATAGTATAACTGCTTTTGAGGAGCCcggggaagaggaggaggaagcagAGGAGGAGGAAGTACTAGAATCGGAAGAAttggaaggagaagaagaagcacAGCAGTCTTAG